One Gottschalkia purinilytica DNA segment encodes these proteins:
- a CDS encoding arylsulfatase, with amino-acid sequence MSLNSSENFKGKINTTISKSIPYWPKEKYKEKGTNVVYIVLDDMGFSHLGCFGSNISTPNIDSLAENGLIYNNFHTTALCSPTRSCLLSGANHHAVGMSVVSEIDTGFPNARGRVDKRYGLLSEILKENGYSTFALGKWHLTPGKQQTGDGDFEHWPLRRGFDRFYGFLPGMTNQWNPDLVEDNHRIRQPKKAEDGYHLTEDITDKAIKYIANQKSNSPNKPFFLYLAYGAMHSPHHAPKKFIDRYKGKFDEGWDVIRERWFNNQKKIGIIPKSTKLTDRNELVSPWDSLTEDKKKYYARHMEVYAGFLEHTDYHIGRVISYLKEIDEFENTIIVFLSDNGASAEGGEHGQFNVYKSYLGHIDEDILQEDLDRIDDLGSPKAFNCYPAGWGHAGNTPFKWYKSFVHAGGVKDPLIIHYPSGISDKGGIRNQYHHVTDVTPTVLDVLGIEKPISINGVYQLPMHGVSLKYTFDNEDAKTKKDVQYYEMFGNRAIYSKGWKAVARHIEGENIEDDVWELYNVEEDYSEYNNLAKIYPKKLRELINLWWVEAGKYDVLPILDISRRKRKEKNEKILDQRFEFLQGTDPISSIKAPNVNDKSHKIKAYLNRLSEDEEGVLVSFGGRFGGYSLYIKDNLLKYHFNFFGYKRYEIVSDIEVPIGKIEVEYDFRKTGENIGIGRLLINSEVVGEEIIENINGIVGMELFSIGSNEMTPVTEEYEVPFKYTGDYLKVAVEIKGTKDASDSEIDLALATE; translated from the coding sequence ATGTCATTAAACAGTAGTGAAAACTTCAAAGGAAAGATAAATACAACTATAAGTAAATCAATTCCATATTGGCCTAAGGAGAAATATAAAGAGAAAGGGACTAATGTAGTGTATATAGTTTTAGATGATATGGGATTTTCTCATTTAGGATGTTTTGGTTCAAATATTTCAACACCAAATATAGATTCTTTAGCTGAAAATGGTCTTATATATAATAACTTTCACACTACAGCACTATGCTCTCCTACAAGATCTTGCCTTTTATCAGGGGCAAACCATCATGCAGTAGGTATGTCAGTAGTATCAGAAATAGATACGGGATTTCCTAATGCAAGGGGAAGAGTAGATAAGAGGTATGGTTTGTTAAGTGAAATTTTAAAAGAGAATGGGTATAGCACATTTGCTCTTGGAAAGTGGCATTTAACACCTGGTAAACAACAAACAGGAGATGGAGACTTTGAACATTGGCCTCTTAGAAGAGGGTTTGATAGATTTTACGGATTTTTACCTGGTATGACTAATCAATGGAATCCTGATTTAGTAGAGGATAATCATAGAATAAGACAGCCTAAAAAGGCAGAGGACGGATATCACTTAACTGAGGATATAACAGATAAAGCTATCAAATATATAGCTAATCAAAAGTCAAATTCTCCTAACAAACCATTTTTTCTATATTTAGCATATGGGGCAATGCACTCTCCACATCATGCACCTAAAAAGTTTATAGACAGATATAAAGGAAAGTTTGATGAAGGATGGGATGTAATAAGAGAGCGTTGGTTTAATAATCAGAAAAAGATTGGAATTATACCTAAGAGTACAAAGCTAACAGATAGAAATGAACTTGTATCTCCTTGGGATAGTCTTACTGAAGATAAAAAGAAATATTATGCAAGACACATGGAAGTATATGCAGGATTTTTAGAGCATACAGACTATCATATAGGAAGAGTCATAAGCTATTTAAAAGAAATAGATGAATTTGAAAATACTATTATAGTATTTCTTTCAGATAATGGAGCTAGTGCAGAAGGTGGAGAGCATGGACAGTTTAATGTATATAAAAGCTATTTAGGTCATATAGACGAAGATATTTTACAAGAAGACTTAGATAGAATAGATGATCTTGGAAGTCCCAAAGCATTTAATTGCTATCCTGCAGGGTGGGGCCATGCTGGAAATACTCCATTTAAATGGTATAAATCATTTGTTCATGCAGGAGGTGTAAAAGACCCTCTTATTATACATTATCCAAGTGGAATAAGTGATAAAGGCGGAATAAGAAATCAGTATCATCATGTAACAGATGTTACCCCAACTGTATTAGATGTGTTAGGAATAGAGAAGCCAATTAGCATTAATGGAGTTTATCAACTTCCAATGCATGGGGTGAGTTTGAAATATACATTTGATAATGAAGACGCAAAAACTAAAAAAGATGTTCAATATTATGAGATGTTTGGAAACAGAGCAATTTACAGTAAAGGATGGAAAGCTGTTGCAAGACATATAGAGGGAGAAAATATAGAAGATGATGTTTGGGAGTTATATAATGTTGAGGAGGACTACTCAGAATATAACAACCTTGCTAAAATCTATCCTAAAAAACTTAGAGAGTTAATAAACCTATGGTGGGTTGAAGCAGGAAAATATGATGTACTTCCTATTCTAGATATTAGTAGAAGAAAGAGAAAAGAAAAGAATGAAAAAATTTTAGATCAAAGGTTTGAGTTTTTACAAGGAACTGATCCAATATCAAGTATAAAAGCTCCAAATGTTAATGATAAATCTCATAAAATAAAGGCGTATCTTAATCGTTTAAGTGAAGATGAAGAAGGAGTTTTGGTTTCGTTTGGAGGAAGATTTGGTGGATATTCACTTTATATTAAAGATAATTTACTAAAGTATCATTTTAATTTCTTTGGATATAAGAGGTATGAAATAGTGTCAGATATTGAGGTTCCAATAGGAAAGATAGAGGTTGAATATGATTTTAGAAAAACTGGAGAAAATATAGGCATAGGAAGGCTATTAATTAATTCTGAAGTTGTAGGAGAAGAAATTATTGAAAATATAAATGGAATAGTAGGTATGGAGCTATTTTCAATAGGAAGTAATGAGATGACACCTGTTACAGAGGAATATGAAGTTCCATTTAAGTATACTGGAGATTATTTAAAAGTAGCAGTTGAAATTAAAGGAACTAAAGATGCTAGCGATAGTGAAATAGATTTAGCATTAGCTACTGAATAG
- a CDS encoding anaerobic sulfatase maturase: MPPISILIKPSSSKCNLRCKYCFYNSLSEKRDTKDYGFMNEETITNLVKNILEYADDHCVFAFQGGEPTLIGLDFYRKVIELQKRYNHKGVRIENTIQTNGILIDEEWAKFFYENKFLIGVSLDGSKDINDGSRLDVNEKSTFNRVMNSIKLLDKYKVNYNILCVVSSYVARHIGKVYSFYKRNGFKFLQFMPCLDENEESKFYSLDNKKYGKFLKNLFDLWYEDFVKGERIDIRFFSNLVQMAAGYRSETCGMSGKCHCYFVVEGDGSIYPCDFYVTDNWLLGNVNNEKFKDIIISEKAEKFVYDSIYVDDKCRACDYFNLCRGGCRRWREPFEDVRPKLNKLCPAFKEFFKYADERIYELSLVLKR, encoded by the coding sequence ATGCCACCTATAAGTATTCTAATAAAGCCTTCATCATCAAAATGTAATTTAAGATGTAAGTATTGTTTTTATAACTCATTGAGTGAAAAAAGAGATACTAAAGATTACGGCTTTATGAATGAGGAAACTATAACTAACTTAGTAAAAAACATACTAGAATATGCTGATGATCATTGTGTATTTGCATTTCAGGGAGGAGAACCGACATTAATTGGATTAGATTTTTATAGGAAGGTAATAGAGTTACAAAAAAGATATAACCATAAAGGGGTTAGAATAGAAAATACAATTCAGACTAATGGAATTTTAATAGATGAAGAATGGGCAAAGTTCTTTTATGAAAATAAGTTTCTTATAGGAGTATCTTTAGATGGTTCTAAAGATATAAATGATGGAAGTAGATTGGATGTAAATGAAAAAAGTACATTCAATAGAGTCATGAATTCAATAAAACTACTTGATAAATATAAAGTTAACTATAATATATTATGTGTTGTAAGTTCATATGTAGCAAGACATATAGGAAAGGTTTATTCTTTTTATAAGAGAAATGGATTTAAATTCTTACAGTTTATGCCTTGTCTTGATGAAAATGAAGAGAGCAAATTTTATTCACTAGATAATAAAAAATATGGTAAATTTCTAAAAAACTTATTTGATTTATGGTATGAAGACTTTGTAAAGGGAGAGAGAATAGATATACGCTTTTTTTCAAATCTAGTTCAAATGGCTGCTGGATATAGATCAGAGACTTGTGGTATGTCAGGAAAATGTCATTGTTACTTTGTTGTAGAAGGAGATGGAAGTATATATCCATGTGACTTTTATGTAACAGATAATTGGTTACTAGGAAATGTAAATAATGAAAAGTTTAAAGATATTATTATATCTGAAAAAGCAGAAAAGTTTGTTTATGATTCTATTTATGTAGATGATAAGTGTAGAGCTTGTGATTATTTCAATCTATGTAGAGGGGGGTGCAGAAGGTGGAGAGAGCCTTTTGAAGATGTAAGGCCTAAGTTAAACAAACTTTGTCCTGCATTTAAAGAATTTTTCAAGTATGCAGATGAGCGGATATATGAATTGTCGTTAGTTTTAAAAAGGTAG
- a CDS encoding ABC transporter substrate-binding protein has protein sequence MKTTLKYLIVLTLIISLISIVGCNKKTARANQLVRFAIDTAGDTGIQFRVARAKGLFEKHGIKAEFSDYAYGVDTLNAVITGTADTGIAADYAAINRLSGDNMKIVATISRSGQNENKDKNKSGNVLLGKGIDSPKELKGKKLGVSKGTVMEYLWVKYLNHHNIKDDEVKFVALQSPAETLAAIQSGDIDAAFFNGELIPKVKNIEGIKEIGSSSEVEFSVRGFFLAKNELANKDPKLVSNILKALNEATEFIKKNPDEAADIVYKELKVPKETVLEQIKVTNRVVEFNDEDYEHLNEIKEWGDNKGIFKKYELRNTIDTKPLKEAFSDKVSFQNDK, from the coding sequence TTGAAAACGACTTTAAAATATTTAATAGTTCTAACACTTATAATTTCTTTAATTAGTATAGTAGGTTGTAATAAAAAAACAGCAAGGGCAAATCAACTAGTAAGGTTTGCAATAGATACTGCTGGAGATACAGGTATCCAGTTTAGAGTAGCTAGAGCTAAGGGTTTATTTGAAAAGCACGGTATAAAGGCAGAATTCTCTGATTATGCATATGGAGTAGATACTTTAAATGCAGTTATAACAGGGACAGCAGATACAGGAATAGCTGCTGACTATGCAGCAATAAATAGATTAAGCGGAGACAACATGAAGATAGTGGCTACCATTAGTCGCAGTGGTCAAAATGAAAATAAAGATAAAAATAAATCTGGAAATGTGCTTTTAGGAAAAGGGATAGATAGTCCAAAAGAATTAAAGGGAAAAAAACTAGGTGTAAGTAAGGGGACAGTTATGGAATATCTATGGGTTAAGTATTTGAACCATCACAATATAAAAGATGATGAAGTTAAATTTGTAGCCCTTCAGTCTCCAGCAGAAACTTTAGCAGCTATACAAAGTGGCGATATAGATGCAGCTTTTTTCAATGGGGAACTTATTCCTAAGGTAAAGAACATAGAAGGAATAAAAGAAATAGGCAGTTCATCTGAAGTTGAATTTTCTGTTAGGGGTTTTTTCTTAGCTAAGAATGAATTGGCTAATAAAGATCCTAAATTAGTTTCAAATATATTAAAAGCTCTAAATGAAGCAACTGAATTTATAAAGAAAAATCCAGACGAAGCAGCTGACATAGTTTATAAAGAACTTAAAGTACCGAAAGAGACTGTGCTAGAGCAGATAAAAGTTACAAATCGTGTAGTGGAGTTTAATGATGAAGATTATGAGCACTTAAACGAGATAAAAGAATGGGGAGATAACAAAGGAATATTTAAAAAATATGAACTTAGAAACACAATAGATACCAAACCTTTGAAAGAAGCTTTTTCAGATAAAGTTAGTTTTCAAAATGACAAATAG
- a CDS encoding ABC transporter permease has protein sequence MKTFKRINRNTFITWIIVILLWQTLALLSTPEFLPGPRDTILGARELIADGSLIKYILISLLRVIVGWSIGSLIGIPIGLLIGRLKIVRDILEPLINFFRFVPAIGFITLFILWFGVGEISKSILIIYATSFVVMLNTATGVLSIEEEKIRAARSLGASEFQILLHVIIPSSIPFIFNGVRLSMGNSFMAIVGAEMIAANEGVGYLIWTSRLYFKTTWIFVGLVTLGIMGYFSDKLLRTLGGKTLKKYGVVSKTQFGSR, from the coding sequence GTGAAAACATTTAAAAGGATAAATAGAAATACTTTTATAACTTGGATTATAGTTATACTTTTATGGCAAACTCTAGCCTTGCTTTCAACACCGGAATTTCTACCAGGACCTAGAGATACCATATTAGGGGCTAGAGAACTTATTGCTGATGGAAGTTTAATAAAGTATATTTTGATAAGTCTTTTGAGAGTAATTGTAGGTTGGTCTATAGGAAGCCTAATAGGAATTCCTATAGGGCTACTAATAGGAAGATTGAAAATAGTGAGAGATATATTAGAGCCTCTTATTAACTTCTTTAGATTCGTGCCAGCGATAGGATTTATTACTTTATTCATACTGTGGTTTGGAGTTGGAGAAATATCAAAATCAATTCTTATAATTTATGCTACCTCATTTGTAGTGATGTTAAATACAGCTACAGGAGTGTTAAGTATTGAGGAAGAAAAGATAAGAGCTGCAAGAAGCCTAGGAGCTAGTGAATTTCAAATACTACTTCATGTTATTATACCATCATCAATTCCATTTATTTTTAATGGCGTAAGATTATCTATGGGAAATTCATTTATGGCAATAGTAGGTGCAGAAATGATAGCAGCAAATGAAGGGGTAGGGTATCTAATATGGACTTCAAGATTATATTTTAAAACGACTTGGATATTTGTGGGATTAGTAACTTTAGGAATTATGGGTTATTTTAGTGATAAACTTTTAAGAACTTTAGGAGGAAAAACACTTAAAAAATATGGAGTAGTATCTAAAACTCAATTTGGAAGTAGATAG